The Thermoanaerobaculia bacterium genome includes a window with the following:
- a CDS encoding sigma-54 dependent transcriptional regulator has product MPRVLIIDDDASVRDAIRMILEYDGYETASARDAASGLAELEARRPDAVLLDIKMPGMDGMEALDRIQEMESPPPVLMISGHGDIATAVDCTKRGAIDFLEKPLQRERLLISVANALSRRRLERENVSLKKRIAMEDVFVGVSPAVRRLREQVARAAPSDATVLITGESGTGKELIAREIQRLSKLASGPFVTVNCAAIPEELIESELFGHEKGSFTGAVRRQIGKFVEADGGTIFLDEIGDMSARAQAKVLRVLQEGEVEPVGQSKTQRVRVRVIAATNKDLTGEIRAGKFREDLYFRLNVVPIAVPPLRERTEDVPALVEHFTALYAERNGTRPRKFDAEAIEVLSKRTWPGNVRELKNLVERVLIMTETDTVGASDLPPDARFSARDLAEQGSKIATLADFKEFTEREFLIAKLRENNWNVSKTSEAIQTPRSNLYKKLEHFGLTRDKLPE; this is encoded by the coding sequence GTGCCCCGGGTCCTGATCATCGACGACGACGCGTCGGTGCGCGACGCGATCCGGATGATCCTGGAGTACGACGGGTACGAAACCGCGTCGGCCCGGGACGCCGCGTCGGGGCTGGCGGAGCTCGAAGCCCGCCGGCCCGACGCGGTCCTCCTCGACATCAAGATGCCGGGGATGGACGGCATGGAGGCGCTCGACCGGATCCAGGAGATGGAGTCGCCGCCTCCCGTGCTCATGATCTCGGGTCACGGCGACATCGCGACGGCCGTCGATTGCACGAAACGGGGAGCCATCGATTTCCTCGAGAAGCCGCTCCAGCGCGAACGGCTGCTGATCTCCGTCGCCAACGCGCTCTCCCGCCGGCGGCTCGAGCGCGAGAACGTCTCCCTCAAGAAGCGCATCGCCATGGAAGACGTCTTCGTCGGCGTCAGTCCGGCGGTGCGGCGGCTGCGGGAACAGGTCGCCCGGGCGGCTCCCTCGGACGCCACCGTCCTGATCACCGGCGAGTCCGGTACCGGAAAGGAGCTCATCGCGCGCGAGATCCAGCGCCTGTCGAAGCTCGCTTCGGGGCCGTTCGTCACGGTCAACTGCGCGGCGATCCCGGAGGAGCTGATCGAGTCCGAGCTCTTCGGACACGAGAAGGGATCGTTCACGGGGGCGGTGCGCCGCCAGATCGGGAAGTTCGTCGAGGCCGACGGGGGAACGATCTTCCTCGACGAGATCGGCGACATGTCGGCCCGCGCGCAGGCGAAGGTGCTGCGGGTGCTGCAGGAGGGGGAAGTCGAGCCGGTCGGACAGTCGAAGACGCAGCGCGTCCGGGTGCGGGTGATCGCCGCGACCAACAAGGACCTGACCGGGGAGATCCGCGCGGGGAAATTCCGCGAGGATCTCTATTTCCGGTTGAACGTGGTCCCGATCGCCGTTCCCCCGCTGCGCGAGCGGACGGAGGACGTTCCGGCGCTCGTCGAGCATTTCACCGCGCTGTACGCGGAACGCAACGGCACGCGGCCGCGGAAGTTCGACGCGGAGGCGATCGAGGTCCTGTCGAAGCGAACGTGGCCCGGAAACGTCCGCGAGTTGAAGAACCTCGTCGAGCGGGTCCTGATCATGACCGAGACCGACACGGTCGGCGCCTCCGATCTGCCGCCCGACGCACGATTCTCCGCGCGCGATCTCGCCGAGCAGGGGTCGAAGATCGCCACCCTCGCCGATTTCAAGGAGTTCACGGAGCGTGAATTCCTGATCGCCAAACTCCGCGAGAACAACTGGAACGTCTCGAAAACGTCGGAAGCGATCCAGACGCCGCGATCGAACCTGTACAAGAAGCTGGAGCATTTCGGGCTCACCCGCGACAAACTTCCCGAGTAG